The Impatiens glandulifera chromosome 8, dImpGla2.1, whole genome shotgun sequence genome includes a window with the following:
- the LOC124911491 gene encoding 60S ribosomal protein L18a-like, which produces MAFRFHQYQVVGRALPSENDEQPKIYRMKLWATNEVRAKSKFWYFLRKLKKIKKSNGQLLAINEIFEKNPTKIKNYGIWLRYQSRTGYHNMYKEYRDTTLNGSVEQMYTEMASRHRVRSHCIQIIKTATIAAKLCKRESTKQFHNSAIKFPLVSKKVRPPSRKLKTTYKASRPNLFM; this is translated from the exons ATGGCTTTCAGG TTTCATCAGTACCAGGTTGTCGGGAGAGCTCTTCCATCGGAAAACGATGAGCAACCCAAGATTTACCGCATGAAGCTTTGGGCTACCAATGAAGTTCGTGCTAAATCCAAGTTCTG gTACTTCTTgagaaaattgaagaaaattaagAAGAGCAATGGTCAGCTACTAGCCATCAATGAG ATATTTGAGAAGAACCCAACTAAGATCAAGAACTATGGCATATGGCTGCGTTATCAGAGTCGAACTGGTTATCACAACATGTACAAGGAATACAGAGACACAACCTTGAATGGAAGTGTGGAACAGATGTATACTGAGATGGCATCTCGCCACAGGGTTCGCAGTCACtgcattcaaatcatcaaaacaGCAACCATTGCAGCCAAGCTCTGCAAAAGGGAGAGCACCAAGCAGTTCCATAACTCTGCAATCAAGTTCCCTTTGgtgtctaagaaggttagaccaCCAAGCAGGAAGTTGAAGACCACATACAAGGCATCTAGACCCAATCTGTTCATGTAA